From the genome of Saccopteryx leptura isolate mSacLep1 unplaced genomic scaffold, mSacLep1_pri_phased_curated manual_scaffold_85, whole genome shotgun sequence, one region includes:
- the LOC136387114 gene encoding collagen alpha-1(I) chain-like, producing MHGLIFETSICYWQDQPGRCARGPGGRPSAGSEAAGGARATERGGGAAAAAAEGERARGARRAGPPRDHPPPSPAGPLSRATGRPARGHTRAAARVEGARPAPGGGAGERRRGEPRPGDVRDGRPAGTTPASARHARAGTRAAAAGPGPGGRAEGRAGAGGHTRRGPLPHGGAPQAGGRGRPGGDAAAAAPRGEAQSRGAGQARPPSGASRPAGGGQTHGVSPPEATEHGGGPAAPPQRGGWPLPSDAKGVEGLAGARPPPPAPPHPRPRRKATSPGPRGAGRARSHPRRALRTDPRRHAAGAPSLCHSRRGTPPTAPPPTTTPTGGVGTEGGGRRGRDTRVAGGRILGRNARPAQAPSGEGGRRRRAGRGPDGSDGGLGGGDTRETAVRRGGARGPAPLRRAGGGWRADGLRRKGPASSADGPTGETTRGSHRPQHKGAAPRRPGRRPAFGNNTAPWPRAPLPPPPPRKHTDNPPTNTQRAGPGPTASGPRAGHATGRESPSACASAPAHPQPGSPRPGGGGRATPKSPGPGGTRQATPTTQHGTAPAATGGRQRRPGGGPRRGGGPRRPPATTRDGKAARARTAARDRQRPHARSPAGPSGALPYLGEGRRGPRVTEQHQGGPPSPGRGGGWGVRYPKAPSRIAREGFLTEGDTAPAPSGTSDPPLRRAPRGLNRALGSLGNGRAGEPRQRRSARGAERQRTRGNGSARGRGRDLKGRERPRCCLGPLHPPPPPRHRLLSRLLTHRRLLSPPPEQVKGGGGRGAAVPRRDEHEGHRPNTRSSRQGYTRAGKTRRPGGEKRNVKERRAAGQVGHSQVAGSSELGPGHGRSTSPGLCQRCRPERRPERPPGAPPPHARAAGAPGRTPPRQQRRRRPDSPAQRRRPGGPTEVTAGNGGATAPARLQAPGGQPGALQGHHGEASGDATAAPEQRARRGSSGGGGREVGPESAPFPSRAPALGAEERAGDRRRSEKSGPIHREGPSLVRRGLGPARESATSPHRSPEGH from the exons ATGCATGGCTTAATCTTTGAGACAAGCATATGCTACTGGCAGGATCAACCAGGTAGGTGTGCGAGAGGACCGGGCGGGCGTCCGAGCGCGGGGAGCGAGGCCGCGGGCGGAGCGCGAGCGACCgagcggggtgggggggcggcggcggcggcggccgaggGAGAGCGAGCGAGGGGCGCCCGGAGGGCGGGACCCCCGCGGgaccacccccccccttccccggCGGGCCCGCTCTCCCGGGCGACCGGCAGGCCGGCCCGCGGGCACACCCGCGCGGCGGCGCGAGTGGAGGGGGCGCGGCCGGCCCCCGGCGGCGGCGCGGGGGAGCGGCGGCGCGGGGAGCCGCGGCCGGGCGACGTACGGGACGGCCGGCCGGCCGGGACAACCCCGGCCTCCGCTCGGCACGCGCGCGCCGGAACGAGGGCCGCGGCGGCCGGCCCCGGGCCGGGCGGGCGGGCAGAAGGAAGGGCGGGCGCGGGGGGACACACGCGGCGCGGCCCCCTGCCCCACGGCGGGGCGCCGCAGGCGGGCGGACGGGGCCGCCCGGGTGGCGACGCGGCGGCAGCGGCCCCGCGAGGGGAGGCGCAAAGCAGAGGCGCCGGCCAGGCGAGGCCGCCCTCGGGGGCGAGTCGGCCCGCCGGGGGGGGGCAGACGCACGGGGTCTCACCGCCAGAGGCCACCGAGCACGGGGGCGGTCCCGCGGCCCCCCCCCAGAGGGGCGGCTGGCCTCTCCCATCAGACGCCAAGGGGGTCGAGGGCCTCGCGGGGGCCCGGCCCCCGCCACCGGCGCCGCCACACCCACGGCCCCGGAGAAAAGCCACCTCCCCCGGCCCCCGGGGCGCAGGCCGGGCCCGTTCACACCCACGGCGCGCCCTCCGCACCGACCCCAGACGGCACGCGGCCGGCGCGCCCTCCCTATGCCACTCCCGCCGGGGGACGCCACCGACCgcgcccccccccaccaccaccccgacCGGCGGCGTGGGAACAGAGGGGGGGGGCAGACGGGGTCGCGACACCCGCGTGGCGGGAGGCCGCATCCTCGGGAGGAACGCGAGGCCGGCGCAGGCGCCGTCGGGggaagggggcaggaggaggcgcGCGGGGCGCGGGCCCGACGGCAGCGACGGGGGTTTAGGGGGAGGGGACACGCGCGAGACAGCGGTCCGCCGAGGGGGAGCTCGGGGACCCGCGCCGCTGCGGCGAGCGGGGGGTGGGTGGCGGGCAGACGGCCTCCGGCGGAAGGGACCGGCCTCCAGCGCGGACGGGCCCACCGGGGAAACGACGCGGGGATCCCACCGCCCCCAACACAAGGGGGCGGCCCCGCGACGCCCGGGACGCCGGCCGGCCTTCGGCAACAACACGGCCCCCTGGCCGAGGGCCCCCctaccgccgccgccgccgcgcaaACACACCGACAACCCCCCAACCAACACGCAACGCGCGGGCCCCGGCCCCACCGCTTCGGGACCGCGGGCGGGCCACGCCACGGGGAGGGAGAGCCCCTCCGCCTGTGCCTCCGCCCCCGCCCATCCGCAGCCCGGGAGCCcgcgccccggggggggggggcgggcaacGCCCAAGAGCCCGGGCCCAGGGGGCACACGCCAGGCCACGCCCACAACCCAGCACGGCACAGCGCCGGCTGCGACCGGGGGCCGGCAGCGGAGGCCGGGAGGCGGGCCGCGCCGGGGAGGCGGGCCCCGCCGCCCCCCAGCAACCACACGCGACGGGAAAGCCGCACGCGCCCGCACGGCCGCACGCGACCGTCAGCGGCCACACGCCAGATCGCCGGCCGGGCCCAGCGGCGCCCTCCCCTATCTCGGCGAGGGGAGGCGCGGGCCGCGGGTGACCGAGCAGCACCAGGGGGGCCCCCCTTCTCCGGG GAGGGGCGGCGGCTGGGGGGTCCGGTACCCCAAGGCACCCTCTCGGATCGCTAGAGAAGGCTTTCTCACCGAGGGCGACACCGCCCCCGCACCCAGCGGCACGAGTGACCCCCCCCTTCGTCGGGCCCCCAGGGGGCTCAACCGGGCGCTCGGCAGCCTCGGGAACGGCAGAGCCGGGGAGCCGCGCCAGCGCAGAAGCGCGCGGGGCGCGGAGCGGCAGCGCACACGGGGCAACGGGAGCGCCCGCGGCCGGGGCCGTGACctaaaggggagagagaggcccCGGTGCTGCCTCGGGcccctccatcccccccctcctccccgccaCCGCCTACTCTCCCGCCTGCTCACACACCGCAggctgctctcccctccccctgagcaagttaagggggggggggggcgaggggccGCGGTGCCGCGCCGAGACGAGCACGAAGGGCACCGGCCCAACACGCGGAGCTCGAGGCAAGGCTACACACGGGCGGGAAAGACGCGGCGgcctggaggagagaagagaaacgtGAAAGAACGGCGGGCAGCAGGACAAGTCGGTCACAGCCAAGTGGCCGGCTCCAGCGAGCTCGGCCCCGGGCACGGACGCTCCACGAGCCCCGGGCTCTGCCAACGCTGCAGGCCAGAACGCAGGCCAGAACGACCGCCGGGCGCCCCACCCCCTCACGCGAGGGCGGCGGGCGCACCCGGCAGGACCCCGCCACGCCAACAGCGGCGACGGCGACCCGACTCCCCAGCGCAGCGCCGGCGGCCCGGCGGCCCGACTGAGGTCACGGCTGGGAACGGGGGAGCGACGGCACCTGCTCGGCTTCAGGCACCTGGGGGCCAACCCGGAGCACTCCAGGGGCACCACGGAGAGGCAAGCGGAGACGCGACCGCAGCGCCAGAGCAGCGCGCGCGACGCGGCAGCAGCG GAGGCGGGGGCCGCGAAGTCGGGCCGGAGTCCGCACCCTTTCCCTCCCGCGCACCGGCACTCGGGGcggaggagagggcaggggacCGCAGGCGGAGCGAGAAGAGCGGCCCCATTCACCGGGAAGGTCCGTCCCTCGTCCGGCGCGGCTTAGGTCCGGCCCGGGAGAGCGCGACGTCACCACATCGATCACCTGAGGGCCACTag